In Deinococcus aerius, the following proteins share a genomic window:
- a CDS encoding branched-chain amino acid ABC transporter permease, with protein sequence MTAANPSAPRRARPAPERTILLVLIFLVTSALLLLSHNSDLLGTLGGLGRLLQNPIVEAVIVSLFLANVLFAYLWRAAPWAKALVGLGSLLLVLPMAGQEDTSLLDLSIQIMIFAALALGLNIVVGLAGLLDLGYVAFFAVGAYTWGIFGSPRFGEILRYYGENPGATNAATLAFGLFLTAVTAASMVYIRRRVVRPTRLSTWSFGLASFGLVAGLLLTGRALLVLNASRAQGLANGIDGNFFWLFLALSILAAAIVGVLIGLPVLRLKGDYLAIITLGLGEVIRVLANNLDLFTAGSQGITPIKSAPVPWFDRLAGTLGFQPDQYYLLFLYLLVLAMIALILTVNIRLDRSRIGRAWIAIRDDEVAAQAMGVPLVQTKLIAFATGASFAGVMGMIFAAKQTFISPESFNLFQSIGVLSMVILGGMGSFPGVILGAAVVTLLNLRILPGLGEATANLGLPQQVNPGQLQRLIFGVILVTMMLLRPEGLLPNRRRTLELHQDENQEDESAQGEGRALTTGGEVYSPGFAPQKQEDRAGGAK encoded by the coding sequence ATGACGGCTGCCAACCCGTCGGCCCCGCGCCGCGCCCGTCCCGCGCCGGAGCGGACCATTCTGCTCGTGCTGATCTTCCTGGTCACGAGCGCCCTGCTCCTGCTGTCGCACAACAGCGACCTCCTCGGCACCCTGGGTGGCCTGGGCCGTCTGCTCCAGAACCCCATCGTGGAGGCGGTCATCGTCTCGCTGTTCCTCGCCAACGTGCTGTTCGCGTACCTGTGGCGCGCGGCGCCCTGGGCCAAGGCGCTCGTCGGCCTGGGGAGCCTGCTCCTGGTGCTGCCGATGGCGGGGCAGGAGGACACCAGCCTGCTCGACCTCAGCATTCAGATCATGATCTTCGCCGCGCTCGCGCTGGGGCTGAACATCGTGGTGGGGCTGGCGGGCCTGCTCGACCTGGGGTACGTGGCCTTTTTCGCGGTGGGCGCGTATACCTGGGGGATCTTCGGCAGCCCGCGCTTCGGGGAAATTCTGCGCTACTACGGGGAGAACCCCGGCGCGACGAACGCGGCCACGCTGGCCTTCGGGCTCTTCCTGACGGCGGTGACGGCGGCGAGCATGGTGTATATCCGCCGCCGGGTCGTGCGGCCCACCCGGCTCTCGACCTGGAGTTTCGGGCTGGCGAGCTTCGGGCTGGTGGCGGGCCTGCTGCTCACGGGCCGCGCGCTGCTCGTCCTCAACGCCTCCCGGGCGCAGGGCCTGGCCAACGGCATCGACGGGAACTTCTTCTGGCTGTTTCTCGCGCTGAGCATCCTGGCCGCCGCCATCGTGGGCGTCCTGATCGGCCTGCCGGTGCTGCGGCTCAAGGGGGACTACCTCGCCATCATCACGCTGGGCCTGGGCGAGGTGATCCGGGTGCTGGCGAACAACCTCGACCTGTTCACGGCGGGCTCGCAGGGCATCACGCCCATCAAGAGCGCGCCCGTGCCGTGGTTTGACCGCCTGGCGGGGACGCTGGGCTTCCAGCCCGACCAGTACTACCTGCTGTTCCTGTACCTGCTGGTGCTGGCCATGATCGCCCTCATCCTGACGGTGAACATCCGGCTGGACCGCTCGCGGATCGGGCGGGCCTGGATCGCCATCCGCGACGACGAGGTGGCCGCGCAGGCGATGGGCGTGCCGCTGGTGCAGACGAAGCTGATCGCCTTTGCCACGGGCGCCAGTTTTGCGGGCGTGATGGGCATGATCTTCGCGGCCAAGCAGACCTTTATCTCCCCGGAGAGCTTCAACCTGTTCCAGAGTATCGGCGTGCTGAGCATGGTGATCCTGGGGGGTATGGGGTCCTTCCCGGGCGTGATTCTCGGCGCGGCGGTGGTCACGCTGCTCAACCTGCGCATCCTGCCGGGGCTGGGCGAGGCGACCGCGAACCTGGGGCTGCCGCAGCAGGTGAACCCCGGGCAGCTTCAGCGGCTGATCTTCGGCGTGATCCTGGTGACCATGATGCTGCTGCGCCCCGAGGGGCTGCTGCCCAACCGCCGCCGCACGCTGGAGCTGCACCAGGACGAGAACCAGGAGGACGAGAGCGCCCAGGGCGAGGGCCGGGCGCTCACGACGGGCGGCGAGGTCTACAGCCCCGGTTTCGCCCCCCAGAAGCAGGAAGACCGGGCGGGAGGCGCAAAGTGA
- a CDS encoding branched-chain amino acid ABC transporter permease — translation MDLATLLPFIVNVIVGGLVLGFVYAIIALGYTMVYGVLQLINFAHSEVFVTGAVVGFEVFRVLAPSPMNGYLKLLIALVAAMAVSGLLNVLIERLAYRPLRNAPKLVPLITAIGVSLILQDLLRIIEGFQGRFDLTYTLPAGFSGKFCAAQSSCAAAGDFLRTVGIDLQLKDVILIVVALLSLGVLNYLVNRTRLGKAIRAVAQDRVTAGLMGIDSNRMISATFLIGGALGGISGVLFGMKFGTVNAYSGFDPGIIAFTAAVLGGIGSIPGAVLGGLVLGVIQNLIGVTNVFGSLLNIANLESINASYQRIGAFIVLVLILIFKPTGLLGKSNVEKV, via the coding sequence TTGGACCTCGCCACACTGCTGCCATTCATCGTGAACGTGATTGTGGGCGGCCTCGTGCTGGGCTTCGTGTACGCCATCATCGCGCTGGGGTACACGATGGTGTACGGCGTGCTGCAACTCATCAACTTCGCGCACTCGGAGGTCTTTGTCACGGGTGCCGTCGTGGGCTTCGAGGTCTTCCGGGTCCTTGCCCCCAGCCCGATGAACGGCTACCTCAAGCTGCTGATCGCGCTCGTCGCCGCGATGGCGGTGTCGGGCCTGCTGAACGTGCTGATCGAGCGGCTGGCCTACCGCCCGCTGCGCAACGCCCCCAAGCTGGTGCCGCTCATCACGGCCATCGGCGTGTCGCTGATCCTCCAGGACCTGCTGCGGATCATCGAGGGGTTCCAGGGGAGATTCGACCTCACGTACACCCTGCCCGCGGGCTTCAGCGGCAAGTTCTGCGCGGCGCAGAGTTCCTGCGCCGCCGCCGGCGACTTTCTGCGCACCGTCGGCATCGACCTCCAGCTCAAGGACGTGATCCTGATCGTGGTGGCGCTTCTCAGCCTGGGCGTGCTGAATTACCTGGTCAACCGCACCCGGCTGGGCAAGGCGATCCGCGCCGTCGCGCAGGACCGGGTGACCGCCGGGCTGATGGGCATTGACTCGAACCGCATGATCAGCGCGACCTTCCTGATCGGCGGGGCGCTGGGCGGGATCAGCGGCGTGCTGTTCGGCATGAAGTTCGGCACGGTGAACGCCTACTCGGGCTTCGACCCCGGCATCATCGCCTTTACCGCCGCCGTGCTGGGCGGCATCGGCTCGATTCCGGGCGCCGTGCTGGGCGGGCTGGTGCTGGGCGTGATCCAGAACCTGATCGGGGTCACGAACGTGTTCGGCAGCCTGCTGAACATCGCCAACCTGGAGTCCATCAACGCCTCCTACCAGCGCATCGGGGCCTTTATCGTGCTTGTCCTGATCCTGATCTTCAAACCGACCGGCCTGCTCGGCAAGAGCAACGTGGAGAAGGTATGA
- a CDS encoding branched-chain amino acid ABC transporter substrate-binding protein, with protein sequence MKKSALSLSILAALALGTASAQTTVKIATLSPLSGGQSDLGTQIRNGAQLAVNEYKAQFQKLGMNLQLVAYDDQADPATGTAQARKIAADRQILAVVGTLNSGVAIPSSQALASSHVAMVSPANTANQVTDRGLSNMNRIVARDDAQGPAGANFITGNLKAKKVYILNDKTAYGEGLAKEVEKALRAKNIQVVANEGTEEKSDFSGIVSKIKLQRPDAIYFGGIYNQVGVFIKQLRDAGIDTPVVGGDGLDSSELATIAGTGANNIYFTTVAAPIDALPAAKVFAANFKKTFNDEAQGFGAFGYDAAKVVLQGILNAARANGNKVPTREQVEAAIRKGTFTGLLSGRVSFNSVGDRTAATLYVMNVQGGKYRLATRIPVKPARQ encoded by the coding sequence ATGAAGAAATCCGCCCTGAGCCTCTCCATTCTGGCTGCCCTGGCCCTGGGAACCGCCAGCGCCCAGACCACCGTGAAGATCGCCACCCTCTCGCCCCTCTCGGGCGGGCAGAGCGACCTGGGCACCCAGATTCGCAACGGCGCGCAGCTCGCCGTGAACGAGTACAAGGCGCAGTTCCAGAAGCTGGGGATGAACCTGCAACTCGTCGCCTACGACGACCAGGCCGACCCCGCGACCGGCACCGCGCAGGCGCGCAAGATCGCCGCCGACCGGCAGATTCTCGCCGTGGTGGGCACGCTGAACTCCGGCGTCGCCATCCCCTCCAGCCAGGCGCTGGCCTCCAGCCACGTGGCGATGGTGAGCCCGGCGAACACCGCGAACCAGGTCACCGACCGCGGCCTGAGCAACATGAACCGCATCGTCGCCCGTGACGACGCGCAGGGCCCGGCGGGCGCGAACTTCATCACCGGCAACCTCAAGGCCAAGAAGGTCTACATCCTGAACGACAAGACCGCCTACGGCGAGGGCCTGGCGAAGGAAGTCGAGAAGGCGCTGCGGGCCAAGAACATCCAGGTCGTCGCCAACGAGGGCACCGAGGAGAAGAGCGACTTCTCGGGCATCGTCTCCAAGATCAAGCTCCAGCGCCCCGACGCGATCTACTTCGGCGGCATCTACAACCAGGTGGGCGTGTTCATCAAGCAGCTCCGCGACGCGGGCATCGACACGCCCGTGGTGGGCGGGGACGGCCTGGACAGCTCCGAGCTGGCGACCATCGCCGGGACGGGCGCGAACAACATCTACTTCACGACGGTCGCCGCGCCCATCGACGCGCTGCCCGCCGCGAAGGTGTTCGCCGCCAACTTCAAGAAGACCTTCAATGACGAGGCCCAGGGCTTCGGGGCCTTCGGCTACGACGCCGCCAAGGTCGTGCTTCAGGGCATCCTGAACGCGGCCCGCGCCAACGGCAACAAGGTTCCCACCCGCGAGCAGGTCGAGGCGGCCATCCGCAAGGGCACCTTCACGGGCCTGCTCTCCGGCCGGGTCAGCTTCAACAGCGTCGGCGACCGCACGGCGGCCACGCTGTACGTGATGAACGTGCAGGGCGGCAAGTACCGGCTCGCCACCCGCATCCCAGTCAAGCCCGCGCGGCAGTAA
- the glnA gene encoding type I glutamate--ammonia ligase encodes MTPTPPPTAQDLLGTLQQEGVEFLRLQFTDILGTTKNVEVPQSQFEKALRGDVTFDGSAVEGFTRVEESDMLLRPDLSTFLIYPQFSRGDEGRGRVARLICDVTLPDGTPFEGDPRFVLKRQVERARGRGFEMFVGTEPEFFLFERDAGGRVSPVTHDKAGYFDLAPVDKGERIRREIAGKLVQMGFEIEAAHHEVAPGQHEIDFRYAPALETADRIATFKFVVKRVALEYGLLASFLPKPIVGVNGSGMHCHLSLFRGGQNAFADPGGEHGLSDTARHFIAGLLEHAEGMAAITNPLVNSYKRLVPGYEAPVNVAWSTSNRSALIRIPAKRGNSTRAEVRMPDPSCNPYLTLAALLAAGLDGIEQGLEPPPAIGRNIFRMTVREKRHHRIRELPADLREAVDELEKDPVIAGALGEHVMEHFVAAKRAEWREYSATVHPWELERYLDLI; translated from the coding sequence ATGACCCCAACCCCCCCACCGACCGCGCAGGACCTGCTCGGCACGCTCCAGCAGGAGGGCGTGGAGTTCCTGCGGCTGCAATTCACCGACATCCTGGGCACCACGAAGAACGTGGAGGTGCCGCAGTCGCAGTTCGAGAAGGCGCTGCGCGGCGACGTGACCTTCGACGGCAGCGCGGTGGAGGGCTTCACGCGCGTCGAGGAGAGCGACATGCTGCTGCGGCCCGACCTCTCCACCTTCCTGATCTACCCGCAATTCTCGCGGGGGGACGAGGGCCGGGGCCGGGTCGCGCGGCTGATCTGCGACGTGACCCTGCCGGACGGCACGCCCTTCGAGGGCGACCCGCGTTTCGTGCTGAAGCGGCAGGTCGAGCGGGCGCGCGGGCGGGGCTTCGAAATGTTCGTGGGCACCGAGCCCGAGTTCTTCCTGTTCGAGCGGGACGCGGGGGGGCGGGTCAGCCCGGTCACGCACGACAAGGCGGGTTACTTCGACCTGGCGCCCGTGGACAAGGGCGAGCGCATCCGCCGCGAGATCGCCGGAAAACTGGTGCAGATGGGCTTCGAGATCGAGGCCGCCCACCACGAGGTCGCGCCCGGGCAGCACGAGATCGACTTCCGCTACGCCCCGGCGCTGGAGACGGCCGACCGCATCGCCACCTTCAAGTTCGTGGTCAAGCGGGTGGCCCTGGAATACGGGCTGCTGGCGAGCTTCCTGCCCAAGCCCATCGTGGGCGTGAACGGTTCGGGAATGCACTGCCACCTCAGCCTGTTCCGGGGCGGGCAGAACGCCTTCGCGGACCCGGGGGGCGAACACGGCCTCTCGGATACCGCCCGGCACTTCATCGCGGGACTCTTAGAACACGCCGAGGGGATGGCGGCGATCACCAACCCGCTCGTGAACTCGTACAAGCGGCTGGTGCCGGGCTACGAGGCCCCGGTCAACGTCGCCTGGAGCACGAGCAACCGCTCGGCCCTGATCCGCATTCCCGCCAAACGCGGCAACTCCACCCGCGCCGAGGTGCGGATGCCCGACCCCTCCTGCAACCCGTACCTGACCCTGGCCGCCCTGCTGGCGGCGGGGCTGGACGGCATCGAGCAGGGGCTGGAGCCGCCTCCCGCCATCGGGCGCAACATCTTCCGCATGACGGTGCGCGAGAAACGCCACCACCGCATCCGCGAACTCCCCGCCGACCTGCGCGAGGCGGTGGACGAGCTGGAAAAGGACCCCGTGATCGCCGGGGCGCTGGGCGAACACGTCATGGAGCATTTCGTGGCCGCCAAGCGCGCCGAGTGGCGCGAGTACAGCGCGACCGTCCACCCCTGGGAACTGGAGCGGTATCTCGACCTGATCTGA
- a CDS encoding glutamine synthetase III family protein — protein MNHDLDVISAARNWRVETSPPATPAQVVGELFASDVLTLEELKTRLSKSAYKSLRGTVERGETLDPAIADTVALAMKTWAMEKGATHYTHWFQPLTGATAEKHDSFVSPNGDGGAIAAFSGKELIQAEPDASSFPSGGLRATFEARGYTAWDPSSPAFIMRHANGATLCIPTAFASWTGEALDLKTPLLRSVEALNQAVTPALHLFGASLGTRVGSTLGAEQEYFLIAEEFFFRRPDLVMTGRTLFGAQPPRGQELEDHYFGAIPDRVLSFMTDAEQQLYALGIPVKTRHNEVAPGQFEIAPIFEQSNVAADHQQLIMQVLRNTARKYGLVALLHEKPFAGVNGSGKHCNWSMSTDAGENLLEPGDTPHENLQFLFFCAAVIKAVDEHQDLLRISVASASNDHRLGANEAPPAIISIFLGSELTEIFDRLESGEGGRGAEAGLLGLGSPVLPPLPRHAGDRNRTSPFAFTGNKFEFRAVGSSQSISFPITVLNLIVADAVQSLTNELQAQLNRGAGLDAAVGEIVKATYSKHKRIVFNGDGYSEEWHREAEHERGLLNLRTSLDAIPLLTAPHNVELFSKFGVLSERELSARQEIMYDIYFKTVNIEGETTEYVAQTMILPAAAEYLGDLSAVKTPSRALDATATEVAALTDELYDALQTLREQNRETGGEEIHDKAHHVRDHVLPAMSQVRQAADRLEKVVADKHWPLPTYRQLLFVK, from the coding sequence ATGAACCACGATCTGGACGTGATTTCTGCCGCCCGCAACTGGCGGGTCGAGACCTCGCCGCCCGCCACGCCCGCCCAGGTGGTCGGCGAACTCTTTGCCAGCGACGTGCTGACCCTGGAGGAACTCAAGACCCGGCTCTCCAAGTCGGCGTACAAGAGCCTGCGGGGCACCGTGGAGCGCGGCGAGACGCTCGACCCCGCCATCGCCGACACGGTGGCGCTCGCCATGAAGACCTGGGCGATGGAGAAGGGCGCGACCCACTACACCCACTGGTTCCAGCCCCTGACGGGCGCGACCGCCGAGAAGCACGACTCCTTCGTCTCGCCCAACGGGGACGGCGGAGCCATCGCGGCCTTCAGCGGCAAGGAACTCATCCAGGCCGAGCCCGACGCCTCCTCCTTCCCGTCGGGCGGCCTGCGCGCCACCTTCGAGGCCCGCGGCTACACCGCCTGGGACCCCTCCAGCCCGGCCTTCATCATGCGGCACGCGAACGGGGCGACCCTGTGCATCCCCACCGCCTTCGCCTCGTGGACGGGTGAGGCCCTGGACCTCAAGACCCCGCTGCTGCGCTCGGTGGAGGCGCTGAACCAGGCCGTGACCCCCGCGCTGCACCTCTTCGGCGCCTCGTTGGGCACCCGGGTGGGCAGCACGCTGGGCGCCGAGCAGGAATACTTCCTGATCGCCGAGGAGTTCTTCTTCCGCCGCCCCGACCTCGTGATGACCGGGCGAACCCTCTTCGGCGCGCAGCCCCCGCGCGGGCAGGAGCTCGAGGACCACTATTTCGGCGCGATCCCCGACCGGGTGCTGAGCTTCATGACCGACGCCGAGCAGCAGCTCTACGCGCTGGGCATCCCGGTCAAGACCCGCCACAACGAGGTCGCCCCCGGCCAGTTCGAGATCGCCCCCATCTTCGAGCAGAGCAACGTGGCCGCCGACCACCAGCAGCTCATCATGCAGGTGCTGCGCAACACCGCCCGCAAGTACGGCCTGGTCGCCCTGCTGCACGAGAAGCCCTTCGCGGGCGTGAACGGCTCGGGCAAGCACTGCAACTGGAGCATGAGCACCGACGCGGGCGAGAACCTGCTCGAGCCCGGCGACACCCCGCACGAGAACCTCCAGTTCCTGTTCTTCTGCGCGGCGGTCATCAAGGCCGTGGACGAGCATCAGGACCTGCTGCGCATCTCCGTCGCCTCGGCGAGCAACGACCACCGCCTGGGCGCGAACGAGGCGCCGCCCGCCATCATCTCCATCTTCCTGGGCAGCGAGCTGACCGAGATCTTCGACCGCCTGGAAAGCGGTGAGGGCGGGCGCGGCGCCGAGGCCGGGCTGCTGGGCCTGGGCTCGCCTGTGCTGCCGCCCCTGCCCCGCCACGCCGGGGACCGCAACCGCACCAGCCCCTTCGCCTTCACCGGCAACAAGTTCGAGTTCCGCGCGGTGGGCTCCTCCCAGAGCATCTCCTTCCCGATCACGGTCCTCAACCTGATCGTCGCGGATGCGGTGCAGTCGCTGACCAACGAGTTGCAGGCGCAGCTCAACCGGGGCGCGGGGCTCGACGCGGCGGTGGGCGAGATCGTGAAGGCGACCTACAGCAAGCACAAGCGCATTGTGTTCAACGGGGACGGCTACTCCGAGGAGTGGCACCGCGAGGCCGAGCATGAGCGCGGCCTGCTCAACCTGCGGACCAGCCTGGACGCCATCCCGCTCCTGACCGCCCCCCACAACGTGGAGCTGTTCAGCAAGTTCGGCGTCCTCTCCGAGCGCGAGTTGAGCGCCCGGCAGGAAATCATGTACGACATCTACTTCAAGACGGTGAACATCGAGGGTGAGACGACCGAGTACGTCGCCCAGACGATGATCCTGCCCGCCGCCGCCGAGTACCTGGGCGACCTGAGCGCGGTGAAGACCCCCAGCCGGGCGCTCGACGCGACGGCCACCGAGGTCGCTGCACTCACCGACGAGCTGTACGACGCCCTCCAGACCCTGCGCGAGCAGAACCGGGAGACGGGCGGCGAGGAGATTCACGACAAGGCCCACCACGTCCGTGACCACGTGCTGCCCGCGATGAGCCAGGTGCGGCAGGCCGCCGACCGCCTGGAGAAGGTCGTCGCCGACAAGCACTGGCCGCTGCCCACGTACCGGCAACTGCTGTTCGTGAAGTAA
- a CDS encoding AAC(3) family N-acetyltransferase, whose translation MLNMLRKPSVTPAELETGLAELGLDGSQHVIVHASLKSFGHLEGGARAVVDALSARAATVVAPAFTYHTLLRHPTSPVHARFHRDTRVSRDIGRVPQELVERADAVRSFHPTLSFIALGTEAERVTAAQTLASPYAPVGALYDLDGYALLMGVDFGSNTTIHYGEHVAGMPLLTRYVPLEGGVVPTAFPNCSADFGRLEPYVRGRSTRVGNATLRLFRVRELVDGTVRLLTQDPEALLCTYPGCRCQEVRRLVRQNGLTPRPPAPQPS comes from the coding sequence GTGCTGAACATGCTGCGCAAACCATCCGTCACGCCCGCCGAGCTGGAGACCGGGCTGGCCGAGCTGGGGCTGGACGGGTCGCAGCATGTCATCGTCCACGCCAGCCTGAAGTCGTTCGGGCACCTGGAGGGGGGCGCCCGGGCGGTGGTGGACGCCCTGAGTGCGCGGGCCGCGACGGTGGTGGCCCCCGCTTTCACCTACCACACCCTGCTGCGCCATCCCACGTCGCCCGTCCACGCGCGCTTTCACCGGGACACCCGGGTGAGCCGCGACATCGGCCGGGTGCCCCAGGAACTCGTGGAGCGGGCGGACGCGGTGCGCTCCTTTCACCCCACCCTGAGCTTCATCGCGCTGGGGACCGAGGCGGAGCGCGTCACGGCGGCGCAGACGCTCGCCAGCCCCTACGCCCCGGTGGGGGCGCTGTACGACCTGGACGGCTACGCCCTGCTGATGGGCGTGGACTTCGGGAGCAACACGACCATCCACTACGGCGAGCACGTGGCGGGAATGCCGCTCCTCACCCGCTACGTGCCGCTGGAGGGCGGCGTGGTGCCCACCGCCTTTCCCAACTGCTCGGCGGATTTCGGGCGCCTGGAGCCCTATGTGCGGGGCCGCTCCACCCGGGTCGGCAACGCGACCCTACGCCTCTTCCGGGTGCGCGAGCTGGTGGACGGCACCGTGCGCCTGCTCACCCAGGATCCCGAGGCGCTGCTCTGCACCTACCCGGGCTGCCGCTGCCAGGAGGTGCGGAGGCTGGTGCGGCAGAATGGGCTGACGCCGCGCCCACCGGCGCCCCAGCCCTCCTGA
- a CDS encoding alanine--tRNA ligase-related protein, with the protein MTLALYHHHQSPTLLTFTATVVDARDGAVALDATAFYPEGGGQNGDAGVLHWPGGEARVLDTRRDKPSGVVWHEVEGTLPPVGAEVTGEVDAARRWRHMARHSAEHLLAQAFLRVNPAFRVAAVSMRNAESTLDLEGDPAEADVEAAEALLRETLARSDLTLETPTVPEADLGHYPLRRETRVRGDVRLVIFRDADGTPFDVSACGGTHVPRAGMVAPVVVVRTERIRSGLTRVVFMAGEEASAFLTGVYRDARVLAQRFSVPVPALPERVAALGTERDALKAEAATLRERLAVALAAAAPLEEVAGVPLRWLTLDDAALLPAALAATPAGEVRAALAPGGRCGVGSGRADVSAVELLGAALKVTGGKGVGGPRSPREPPEVPGSSGRPFAGCWRTPRSLFEAFRHLTTPSLATRYAVGA; encoded by the coding sequence ATGACCCTCGCCCTGTACCACCACCACCAGTCGCCGACCCTCCTCACCTTCACGGCCACGGTCGTGGACGCGCGTGACGGCGCCGTGGCCCTCGACGCCACCGCCTTCTACCCCGAGGGCGGCGGGCAGAACGGGGACGCGGGCGTGTTGCACTGGCCCGGCGGCGAGGCGCGGGTCCTCGATACCCGCAGGGACAAGCCGAGCGGCGTGGTCTGGCACGAGGTGGAGGGGACGCTGCCCCCAGTTGGTGCTGAGGTGACCGGCGAGGTGGACGCGGCGCGGCGCTGGCGGCACATGGCGCGGCACTCGGCGGAGCACCTGCTCGCCCAGGCGTTCCTCCGCGTCAATCCCGCCTTCCGGGTGGCGGCGGTGAGCATGCGAAACGCCGAGAGTACCCTCGACCTGGAGGGCGACCCGGCCGAGGCGGATGTGGAAGCCGCCGAGGCGCTGCTGCGGGAGACCCTGGCCCGCAGCGACCTCACGCTGGAGACACCGACCGTCCCCGAGGCAGACCTCGGGCACTATCCGCTGCGCCGCGAGACCAGGGTGCGCGGCGACGTGCGGCTGGTCATCTTCCGGGACGCGGACGGCACCCCCTTCGACGTGAGCGCCTGCGGCGGCACCCACGTTCCCCGGGCGGGCATGGTCGCCCCGGTCGTCGTCGTGAGGACCGAGCGCATCCGGTCAGGCCTGACCCGGGTGGTCTTCATGGCGGGCGAGGAGGCCTCCGCCTTTCTGACGGGCGTGTACCGGGACGCCCGGGTATTGGCGCAGAGGTTCAGTGTGCCCGTCCCGGCTCTGCCCGAGCGGGTCGCCGCCCTGGGCACGGAACGTGACGCCCTGAAGGCCGAGGCGGCGACCCTGCGTGAGCGGCTGGCCGTGGCCCTGGCGGCGGCGGCGCCGCTAGAGGAGGTCGCCGGTGTCCCGCTCCGCTGGCTCACCCTGGACGACGCGGCGCTCCTGCCCGCCGCCCTGGCCGCCACCCCGGCGGGGGAGGTGCGGGCCGCCCTCGCCCCGGGTGGACGCTGCGGCGTCGGCAGCGGGCGGGCCGACGTGTCCGCCGTGGAGTTGCTGGGAGCCGCGCTGAAGGTGACGGGCGGCAAGGGGGTGGGCGGCCCGCGCTCGCCCAGGGAACCACCGGAAGTCCCGGGGAGTTCAGGCAGGCCGTTCGCCGGGTGCTGGCGGACGCCTCGCAGCCTGTTTGAGGCCTTCCGCCACTTGACAACCCCATCACTCGCCACCCGCTATGCTGTGGGCGCATGA